The proteins below are encoded in one region of Candidatus Zymogenaceae bacterium:
- a CDS encoding 3-ketoacyl-ACP reductase, producing the protein MKTALVTGGSAGIGSAIALGLAGEGFSVIISGRRPGGEVAGLLESLNERAGRSGARYVRGDLADEATRDELVRVIKEEYGMLSVLVNNAGVTTRGRKDMLELTEDDMLWLLRINLIAPFLLSSALAQLLGGGDEPGYIVNISSISAYTASVNRADYCISKAGLSMMTLLFAERLAAMNVRVFEVRPGIIRTDMTEGVAGKYDRMIEGGLLPIKRWGEPDDVARAVLGVVLGYHPYSTGTVINVDGGFHIRRL; encoded by the coding sequence ATGAAAACGGCCCTGGTGACCGGGGGAAGCGCGGGCATCGGGAGTGCGATCGCTCTGGGGCTTGCCGGGGAGGGCTTTTCCGTGATCATCTCCGGACGCCGGCCCGGGGGGGAGGTGGCGGGATTACTTGAATCCCTGAACGAACGGGCGGGACGGAGTGGTGCCCGCTACGTCCGGGGAGACCTGGCCGACGAGGCGACCAGGGATGAGCTGGTCCGGGTGATCAAGGAGGAGTACGGAATGCTCTCGGTCCTGGTGAACAACGCCGGGGTCACAACGAGGGGGAGAAAGGACATGCTCGAGCTTACCGAGGACGACATGTTGTGGCTGTTGAGGATCAATCTCATCGCCCCCTTCCTCTTGTCCTCGGCCCTGGCGCAGCTTTTGGGGGGAGGGGATGAGCCGGGATACATCGTCAATATATCGTCCATTTCCGCCTATACGGCGTCGGTCAACCGGGCCGACTACTGTATCTCCAAGGCGGGCCTCTCGATGATGACCCTCCTCTTCGCGGAAAGGCTCGCGGCGATGAACGTGCGGGTGTTCGAAGTGCGGCCGGGCATCATCAGGACCGACATGACGGAGGGAGTCGCCGGGAAATATGATCGGATGATCGAAGGGGGACTCCTCCCCATAAAAAGGTGGGGGGAGCCGGATGATGTGGCGAGGGCGGTATTGGGGGTCGTCCTGGGGTATCATCCCTACAGCACCGGCACCGTGATCAACGTGGACGGCGGGTTTCACATCAGGAGGCTCTGA
- a CDS encoding FAD-binding protein, giving the protein MERGSIIVDGIDVPVIACRVCVVGSGAASLNGAVHLKRMGVDDVVVVTERLGGGTSANAGSDKQTYCRTNPAAEGGDGVLSFARDLFSGGAMHGDIALVEAALSQREFFHLVELGVPFPHDRYGVYPGYRTDHDSVGRGISAGPRTSIEMFQHLYDEVRRLSVPIVDNVRVIGLIVAEDSDGRRIRGVAGIREDGDENDPAMGLVAIRADYVIFGVGGPAGLYRDSVYPKVQIGGLGAPLLAGARARNLTESQFGIASVGFRWNLSGSYQQVLPRYLSTEPDGTDPREFLADVFPAADELFAAQFLKGYQWPFDVRRVKDGGSSLIDLAVFRETHIRKRRVYLDFTENPRTAAGGAFDSDTAPPEVRDYLFASGATGGRPVDRLRAMNEPAYRLFLDNDVDLARERLPVAVCHQHVNGGLAGSSWWESNIRNFFPVGEASGTHGVNRPGGSALNAGQVGSLRAAQMIAHRIRSAGGDSGSLSLDGADRRFLAETLDLCRGFLGDGPAVDPAAELQTLQGRMSRHMGIIRDREGVARAMTENREMLARNMGGSLADRNQLTAHLVTLDLLRTEAAALSSMACLLEELKGPRGSFLLGRGDAVLDGVIEGRERGVVPDTHLDDRAVECVLGEDGRFRAELVRVRPIPEEDRWFETVWSAYRKYDIFS; this is encoded by the coding sequence ATGGAGAGGGGATCCATCATCGTAGACGGTATCGATGTGCCGGTGATCGCGTGCCGGGTCTGTGTGGTCGGCTCCGGGGCGGCGTCGCTCAACGGCGCGGTGCATCTGAAGCGGATGGGGGTGGATGATGTGGTCGTCGTTACGGAAAGACTGGGGGGCGGCACGTCCGCCAACGCCGGCTCGGACAAACAGACATACTGCCGGACGAATCCCGCGGCGGAGGGCGGGGACGGCGTGCTCTCATTCGCCCGGGATCTCTTTTCCGGCGGCGCCATGCACGGCGACATCGCCCTGGTGGAGGCGGCCCTGTCCCAGCGGGAGTTCTTCCACCTGGTGGAGCTGGGGGTCCCCTTTCCCCACGATCGATACGGGGTCTACCCCGGATACCGGACCGACCACGATTCTGTGGGGCGGGGGATCTCGGCGGGACCGCGGACGTCCATCGAGATGTTCCAGCACCTGTATGATGAGGTCCGGCGGCTTTCCGTCCCGATCGTAGATAATGTTCGGGTGATCGGCTTGATCGTCGCGGAAGATTCGGACGGGCGGCGAATCCGGGGCGTGGCGGGGATCCGGGAGGACGGAGACGAGAACGACCCGGCGATGGGCCTGGTGGCGATCCGGGCCGATTACGTGATTTTCGGCGTGGGTGGGCCCGCGGGGCTCTATCGAGACAGCGTCTATCCAAAGGTACAGATCGGCGGGCTGGGGGCGCCGCTTCTGGCGGGGGCCCGGGCGAGAAACCTCACAGAATCCCAGTTCGGCATCGCGTCGGTCGGGTTCCGGTGGAACCTCTCGGGCAGCTACCAGCAGGTGCTGCCCCGATATCTCTCTACGGAGCCGGACGGGACCGATCCGAGGGAGTTTTTGGCCGACGTGTTCCCCGCAGCCGATGAGCTTTTTGCCGCCCAGTTCCTGAAGGGATACCAGTGGCCCTTCGACGTACGCCGGGTGAAGGACGGCGGGTCGTCGCTGATCGATCTCGCCGTCTTCCGGGAGACGCATATCCGAAAGCGGCGGGTGTATCTGGATTTTACCGAAAACCCGCGGACGGCCGCGGGCGGCGCCTTCGACTCCGACACGGCCCCGCCCGAGGTCCGGGATTACCTCTTCGCCTCCGGGGCGACGGGCGGACGTCCCGTCGATCGCCTGCGGGCCATGAACGAGCCGGCATACCGATTGTTTCTGGATAACGACGTAGACCTCGCCCGGGAGCGGCTCCCCGTGGCCGTCTGCCACCAGCACGTCAACGGGGGACTGGCGGGATCATCCTGGTGGGAGTCGAACATACGGAACTTTTTCCCGGTTGGGGAGGCGAGCGGCACACACGGCGTCAACCGCCCCGGCGGCAGCGCCCTGAACGCGGGGCAGGTGGGATCGCTCCGGGCTGCGCAGATGATCGCCCATCGGATTCGCTCGGCGGGGGGCGACTCCGGGTCGCTCTCCCTCGACGGGGCCGACCGGCGGTTTCTCGCCGAGACGCTTGATCTGTGCCGCGGCTTTCTTGGGGACGGCCCGGCCGTCGATCCGGCGGCCGAGCTGCAAACGCTTCAGGGGCGCATGTCCCGACACATGGGGATCATCAGGGACAGAGAGGGAGTCGCCCGTGCGATGACGGAAAACAGAGAGATGCTCGCGCGAAACATGGGGGGATCCCTCGCCGACCGAAATCAACTGACGGCGCATCTTGTGACCCTGGACCTCCTCCGGACGGAAGCGGCGGCGCTGTCATCCATGGCGTGTCTCCTGGAGGAGCTCAAGGGGCCCCGGGGGTCGTTTCTGCTGGGCCGCGGGGACGCCGTTCTTGACGGCGTCATCGAGGGGCGGGAGAGGGGTGTTGTGCCGGACACGCACCTTGACGATCGGGCGGTGGAGTGCGTTCTCGGGGAGGACGGTCGATTTCGGGCGGAGCTCGTCCGTGTGCGGCCGATCCCCGAGGAAGATCGCTGGTTTGAAACGGTGTGGTCTGCATATCGGAAGTATGATATATTTTCATGA
- a CDS encoding ThuA domain-containing protein, protein MNREGEIDMTERVLAVSAGLIHPNCAARGRLRRIIEGIPDIQAAWTGDVADLAALDGGGYDGVILYFQRKTIDDETLDALDRFVTGGGGLLAIHSASASFKEVPRYFDILGGRFVTHGKIEPFTVRRTDKAAPFFSVTDPFTVTDELYIHRYDNDVTVHYAAEAPNGPEPVVWTKEYGKGRICYLSLGHRAGIYREEAVRRIIVEGLLWTLGRERGRVS, encoded by the coding sequence ATGAACCGTGAAGGGGAGATCGACATGACCGAGCGGGTATTGGCGGTATCGGCGGGGCTGATTCACCCGAATTGTGCGGCGCGGGGGAGATTGCGCCGCATCATTGAGGGCATACCGGACATACAGGCGGCCTGGACGGGCGACGTTGCGGATCTTGCGGCCCTGGACGGGGGGGGATACGACGGCGTGATCCTCTATTTTCAGCGAAAGACCATCGATGACGAAACCCTTGACGCCCTCGATCGATTCGTCACGGGTGGTGGGGGGCTTCTGGCGATACATTCCGCCTCGGCGTCGTTCAAGGAGGTCCCCCGATATTTCGACATCCTGGGGGGGCGGTTCGTCACCCACGGGAAGATCGAGCCCTTTACGGTGAGGCGGACAGACAAGGCGGCGCCCTTCTTTTCCGTGACCGATCCCTTCACGGTCACCGACGAGCTCTATATTCATCGGTATGATAATGATGTCACCGTCCACTACGCTGCGGAGGCGCCGAACGGTCCGGAGCCGGTGGTCTGGACGAAGGAATATGGGAAGGGTCGAATCTGTTATCTCTCCCTGGGCCACCGGGCGGGGATCTATCGCGAAGAGGCGGTCCGCCGGATCATCGTCGAGGGGCTTCTCTGGACCCTCGGGCGGGAGAGGGGGAGGGTGTCATGA
- a CDS encoding Gfo/Idh/MocA family oxidoreductase has translation MKRCRMAIIGCGDIARFTALGCLLNRKMKAVACMDIDGERSRAFARRFRIPNAYDDFDTLLGRDDLDAVYLAVPHNLHRPMIEKAIARGLPVLCEKPVAADMDDAVAICELSQKSKIPVGINYQYRYDSACYALVEACREGALGEGRYGRVNVPWNRKRTYFDGSPWHKSMAHSGGGTLLTQASHVIDIALSALGGRPVTAMGMTGRKVFTDVEVEDFGTGLIEMEGGAVLSVTSSMVAVPERKILMEIYGSGGTVTYEGPDFPKVRFYGTKVTKRRPPIRGVHALFRSIEGFRRWITGGEQYLTPAASALSVLAAVKALYRSAESGKREPVDDRYVKYI, from the coding sequence ATGAAAAGGTGCAGAATGGCGATTATCGGCTGCGGGGATATCGCCCGCTTCACCGCCCTGGGGTGCCTTTTGAACAGGAAGATGAAGGCGGTCGCCTGCATGGATATAGACGGTGAGAGGTCCCGTGCCTTCGCCCGGCGGTTTCGCATCCCGAATGCGTATGACGACTTTGATACGCTCCTCGGCCGGGACGATCTCGACGCGGTCTACCTGGCCGTCCCCCACAACCTCCACCGACCGATGATCGAGAAGGCGATTGCCCGGGGGCTGCCGGTGTTGTGTGAAAAGCCCGTCGCCGCCGACATGGACGACGCCGTGGCCATCTGCGAGCTGTCCCAAAAGAGTAAGATCCCGGTGGGGATCAACTATCAGTACCGCTACGACTCCGCGTGTTACGCCCTGGTGGAGGCGTGTCGTGAGGGGGCGCTGGGGGAGGGTCGGTACGGACGAGTAAACGTGCCCTGGAACCGAAAACGCACGTATTTCGACGGCTCCCCCTGGCACAAGAGCATGGCCCACTCCGGCGGCGGGACGCTTTTGACCCAGGCGAGCCACGTGATCGATATCGCCCTCAGCGCCCTGGGGGGACGACCCGTCACCGCGATGGGGATGACGGGTCGAAAGGTCTTTACCGACGTGGAGGTGGAGGATTTCGGGACGGGGCTGATCGAGATGGAGGGGGGTGCGGTGCTTTCCGTCACCAGCTCCATGGTCGCCGTTCCGGAGCGGAAAATCCTCATGGAAATCTACGGGTCCGGCGGCACCGTGACGTATGAGGGACCGGATTTTCCGAAGGTGCGGTTTTACGGGACGAAGGTGACAAAGAGGCGTCCCCCGATCCGGGGGGTGCACGCGCTGTTTCGCAGCATCGAGGGATTCCGTCGCTGGATCACGGGCGGGGAACAATACCTGACTCCCGCGGCCTCGGCCCTCTCGGTGCTGGCGGCGGTAAAGGCGCTGTATCGATCGGCGGAGAGCGGGAAGAGGGAGCCTGTGGACGACAGATATGTGAAATATATATAA
- a CDS encoding MFS transporter, with translation MNENGSGKLKLSTKLGFGVGDIFGGGAMMIIGFYYLYFLTDVVLLTPKLAGIVFLISKAWDAVTDPLMGVISDRTRTRWGRRRPYFLAGVVLIFLSFVAMWFPVDFGREMHRFIFILVAYVFFSTVITMVMIPYNALVPELTPDYDERTALTTFRIAFSGFSSLLCAVIPWEIVKAFDPDIRQGFIVMAVAFGLLFALPFIAVFFTTRERMEFQTKPERIDFKKNFLEPFKTPTFVNVLLMYLFAFVAMDVVMSIVIYFMTYYLNQGDATNYVLGTLLVVQLAVIPLYYLLSKKTSKKTSFTTAAVFWIASMGFSFLIGPDSPVYFVYLFGGLVGVGTGGIVIMIYSIFADVPDVDELYSGERREGIYSGMFMFMRKLSSALGIFLVSTLIDWAGYLAPIGGVQQDQTNNFILVLRVIFMVIPVVFLALCIYNAVRYVMTPALHQRLKAFLERRRDADVMTDELSQEEAEIKRLFQRT, from the coding sequence ATGAATGAGAACGGAAGCGGGAAGCTGAAGCTTTCCACGAAGCTGGGCTTCGGCGTCGGAGATATCTTCGGCGGCGGTGCCATGATGATCATCGGATTTTATTATCTCTATTTCCTCACCGACGTGGTGCTGCTGACGCCGAAGCTTGCGGGAATCGTCTTTCTGATCAGCAAGGCGTGGGACGCGGTCACCGATCCGCTGATGGGGGTGATCTCCGACCGGACCCGCACCCGCTGGGGGCGGCGGCGGCCCTATTTCCTGGCCGGCGTGGTCCTGATCTTCCTCTCGTTTGTCGCCATGTGGTTTCCGGTGGACTTCGGCCGGGAGATGCACCGGTTCATCTTCATCCTTGTGGCCTACGTATTCTTCTCCACCGTCATCACCATGGTGATGATCCCCTACAATGCACTGGTGCCGGAATTGACCCCGGACTATGACGAGCGAACGGCCCTGACCACCTTTCGCATCGCGTTTTCCGGCTTCTCGTCTCTCTTGTGCGCCGTAATCCCCTGGGAGATCGTCAAGGCCTTCGATCCGGACATCCGCCAGGGATTCATCGTCATGGCGGTGGCGTTCGGGCTCCTGTTCGCCCTGCCGTTCATCGCGGTCTTTTTCACCACCCGCGAGCGGATGGAGTTCCAGACCAAGCCGGAGCGGATCGATTTCAAGAAGAACTTCCTGGAGCCGTTTAAGACGCCGACCTTCGTCAACGTGCTGTTGATGTATCTCTTCGCCTTCGTGGCGATGGACGTGGTAATGTCCATCGTTATCTATTTCATGACCTACTATCTGAATCAGGGCGACGCCACCAACTACGTCCTGGGAACGCTTTTGGTGGTGCAGCTTGCGGTGATACCGCTCTATTACCTCCTCAGCAAGAAAACCAGCAAGAAGACGTCCTTTACCACTGCGGCGGTATTCTGGATCGCTTCGATGGGGTTCAGTTTTCTCATCGGGCCGGATTCGCCGGTCTATTTCGTCTACCTGTTCGGCGGACTGGTGGGGGTGGGAACCGGCGGGATCGTCATCATGATTTATTCGATATTCGCGGACGTCCCGGACGTGGACGAGCTGTACTCCGGCGAGCGGCGGGAGGGAATCTATTCGGGGATGTTCATGTTCATGAGGAAGCTCAGCTCCGCCCTGGGGATCTTCCTCGTCTCCACCCTGATCGACTGGGCGGGGTACCTGGCGCCGATCGGCGGCGTCCAGCAGGACCAGACGAACAATTTCATCCTGGTGCTTCGCGTCATCTTCATGGTGATCCCCGTCGTCTTTCTTGCGCTCTGTATTTATAACGCTGTCCGCTACGTCATGACGCCAGCGTTGCACCAGCGGCTCAAGGCGTTCCTGGAGCGGCGCCGGGATGCGGATGTGATGACCGACGAGCTTTCGCAGGAAGAGGCCGAGATCAAGCGTCTTTTTCAAAGGACGTAG
- a CDS encoding bifunctional 4-hydroxy-2-oxoglutarate aldolase/2-dehydro-3-deoxy-phosphogluconate aldolase, whose translation MARFSRLHTLTAMKDTGLVPVFYHSNVDTAVKIVDACARGGAVTLEFTNRGDGAVSVFEKLEEYCRERIPEVILGVGSVVDAPTSAQYINAGANFVVGPVLDEETAFVCNARKVPYSPGCGSATEIARAHQLGVEICKIFPGDLVGGPGFVKAVRGPMPWTELMPTGGVDPTEESLTAWFSAGVCCVGIGSKLLTKELIQQGDFDGIRKNVHTTIDIIKKIRGAA comes from the coding sequence ATGGCGAGATTCAGTCGCCTTCACACCCTCACGGCCATGAAAGATACCGGACTGGTGCCGGTGTTTTACCACTCGAATGTGGATACGGCGGTGAAGATCGTCGATGCGTGCGCCCGGGGAGGGGCGGTGACGCTGGAATTCACAAACCGGGGGGACGGGGCCGTGTCGGTGTTCGAGAAGCTGGAGGAATACTGCCGGGAGAGGATTCCCGAAGTCATCCTGGGTGTGGGATCGGTGGTGGACGCCCCCACGTCGGCCCAGTATATCAACGCGGGCGCGAACTTTGTGGTGGGGCCGGTGCTGGACGAGGAGACGGCGTTTGTGTGCAACGCCCGCAAGGTGCCCTACAGCCCCGGCTGCGGCAGCGCCACGGAGATCGCCCGTGCGCACCAGTTGGGTGTTGAGATATGCAAGATATTTCCCGGCGATCTCGTGGGGGGACCCGGATTCGTAAAGGCGGTGCGGGGCCCCATGCCCTGGACGGAGCTTATGCCCACCGGCGGGGTTGACCCCACCGAAGAATCACTTACGGCATGGTTTTCCGCCGGGGTGTGCTGCGTGGGGATCGGCTCGAAGCTGCTGACGAAGGAATTGATACAGCAGGGGGACTTCGACGGGATACGAAAGAACGTGCATACGACGATAGATATTATCAAGAAGATCAGAGGCGCGGCGTAA
- a CDS encoding sugar kinase: protein MKKLDVSSAAQKPVAAFGEIMLRLAAPNFERFFQSPVLSATFGGGEANVLSSLALLGMRARFLSVLPDNDIGRGAIRVLRGLGVDMDHVTITPGSRMGIYFLERGANQRPSKVIYDRTGSAIAEVAPGMIDWEAVLSGCGWFHVTGITPALSEGAARETKTALATARKLGLIVSMDLNYRSKLWKWGKSAPEVMGELVRYVDVVVANEEDCQKSLGVGTDIDPTGGEIDAAHYEKLSKKMFAAYPDIKILAITLRESISASANRWGALISDGSEVHFSRKYDITHIVDRVGGGDSFAAGLIYGLCHLDGPKEALEFAVAASCLAHSVEGDMNLSTLDEVINLYSGDATGRIKR, encoded by the coding sequence ATGAAAAAATTGGATGTATCAAGCGCCGCGCAAAAACCGGTGGCCGCCTTCGGCGAGATCATGCTGAGGCTCGCCGCCCCAAACTTCGAGCGGTTTTTTCAGTCTCCCGTGTTGTCGGCCACCTTCGGCGGGGGGGAGGCGAATGTCCTGTCGAGCCTGGCGCTCCTGGGGATGAGGGCGAGATTTCTCTCGGTCCTTCCGGACAACGACATCGGAAGGGGCGCGATTCGGGTTCTCAGGGGCCTGGGGGTCGATATGGACCATGTGACGATAACTCCGGGATCCCGGATGGGGATATATTTCCTGGAGCGGGGCGCCAACCAGCGGCCGTCCAAGGTGATCTACGACCGCACCGGCTCCGCCATCGCCGAAGTCGCCCCCGGCATGATAGACTGGGAGGCGGTGCTGTCCGGCTGCGGGTGGTTTCACGTCACCGGCATCACGCCGGCCCTCTCGGAAGGGGCGGCCCGGGAGACGAAGACGGCCCTTGCGACCGCCCGAAAGCTGGGTTTGATCGTCTCCATGGATCTCAACTACCGCTCAAAGCTCTGGAAGTGGGGGAAGAGTGCCCCGGAGGTGATGGGAGAGCTGGTGCGGTATGTCGACGTGGTGGTCGCCAACGAGGAGGATTGCCAGAAATCCCTGGGCGTCGGCACGGACATCGACCCCACCGGCGGGGAGATCGACGCAGCACACTACGAGAAACTTTCGAAAAAGATGTTCGCCGCATATCCGGACATCAAGATTCTGGCGATCACGCTGAGGGAGAGCATCTCCGCCTCGGCAAACCGGTGGGGGGCGCTGATCAGTGACGGGTCTGAGGTTCATTTTTCCCGGAAATACGACATCACCCATATCGTCGATCGGGTGGGCGGGGGAGACAGCTTCGCCGCGGGCCTCATCTACGGGCTCTGTCACCTGGATGGTCCGAAAGAAGCCCTGGAATTCGCCGTCGCGGCATCGTGCCTGGCCCACTCCGTCGAGGGAGATATGAATCTCTCGACCCTCGACGAGGTGATAAACCTCTATTCAGGAGACGCCACCGGGAGGATCAAGCGGTGA
- a CDS encoding branched-chain amino acid ABC transporter permease codes for MDLKRSYFEDIKLFESGVVLFWSVVLLALLIAFPLFAKTYYIYIASLLLINIIVAIGLNLLVGYTGQVSLGHAGFLAIGAYTSVLLMLKLGFPFLVALPLAGLVSALFGFILGLPALRMEGPYLAIATLGFGISVEQILGLMEKVTGGRMGLETPPFRVFGHTLKGDLVVGSFALGEEQQIYFLIMIVTVIMTFLAINLVRSRIGRAFIAIRDSDIAAESMGVNLTYYKTLAFAVSAFFVGVAGALQAHMITFIAPVQYNLIQSIYMLAMVVVGGLGSILGSILGAILFTMLPQLLAELGWLNSVITGAIMVLIIVFEPLGLRGRWIKIKIYWKMWPF; via the coding sequence ATGGATCTCAAGCGATCGTATTTCGAAGATATCAAGCTGTTCGAGAGCGGCGTCGTTCTGTTTTGGAGCGTCGTCCTCTTGGCCCTCCTCATTGCCTTCCCGCTGTTTGCAAAAACGTACTACATCTACATCGCAAGTCTCCTCTTAATCAACATCATCGTCGCTATCGGCCTGAACCTGCTGGTGGGCTATACCGGTCAGGTATCCCTGGGACATGCGGGATTCCTCGCCATCGGGGCGTACACGTCGGTGTTGCTGATGCTCAAGCTCGGATTCCCGTTCCTTGTGGCCCTGCCGCTGGCGGGATTGGTGTCGGCCCTGTTTGGATTCATCCTGGGGCTTCCCGCCCTGAGGATGGAGGGGCCGTATCTGGCCATCGCCACCCTGGGGTTTGGGATATCCGTCGAGCAGATCCTGGGTTTGATGGAGAAGGTGACCGGGGGCCGCATGGGGCTGGAGACGCCGCCGTTTCGGGTATTCGGGCACACCCTCAAGGGCGACCTGGTTGTCGGGTCATTCGCCCTGGGAGAAGAGCAGCAGATATATTTTCTCATCATGATCGTCACCGTGATCATGACGTTCTTGGCGATCAACCTGGTGCGCTCCCGCATCGGCCGGGCCTTCATCGCCATCCGGGACAGCGACATCGCCGCGGAGAGCATGGGCGTCAACCTGACCTACTACAAGACCCTGGCCTTCGCCGTTTCCGCTTTTTTTGTGGGGGTGGCCGGCGCACTTCAGGCCCATATGATCACCTTCATCGCCCCGGTGCAGTACAACCTTATCCAGTCCATCTATATGCTGGCTATGGTGGTGGTGGGGGGGCTGGGATCGATACTCGGTTCCATCCTGGGGGCGATACTCTTTACCATGCTGCCCCAGCTTCTTGCGGAGTTGGGCTGGCTCAATTCGGTCATCACCGGCGCCATCATGGTTCTCATCATCGTCTTCGAGCCCCTGGGACTTCGGGGACGATGGATAAAGATAAAAATCTACTGGAAGATGTGGCCGTTTTAA
- a CDS encoding branched-chain amino acid ABC transporter permease, which produces MSEFEKILFIVLQGLATGSLYGLIALGIVMIYKTSEVLNFAHGNMGMVIAFVSYRLMEKFMAPLTEIVHGTISTVPFLSWMGEGFIVSAIFACVLIVSFIAAFVLGMIIELTIRAAEEPNMLGLIVITIGWWLMLDGAAIPIFGTQDHRMPEPLSHFKIYKLGNVPLNQLDVIIFAITVIIIVIMFLFFRYARVGVAMRATSQNVDAARLMAINTNRVFALTWGISSMLGALAGILTASKFFLNNSMMLYPFLKAFAAATLGGLTSLPGAIVGGWILGVSENLFGRYVSMDLKTPFAFLVIVLVLAIRPSGLLARHYEKKV; this is translated from the coding sequence ATGAGCGAATTTGAAAAGATACTGTTTATCGTGCTCCAGGGGCTGGCCACGGGCAGCCTCTACGGGCTGATCGCCCTGGGGATCGTGATGATCTACAAGACGTCCGAGGTCCTCAATTTCGCCCACGGCAACATGGGGATGGTCATCGCCTTTGTGAGCTATCGGCTGATGGAGAAATTCATGGCTCCCCTGACCGAAATCGTTCATGGGACGATATCGACGGTCCCGTTTCTCTCGTGGATGGGGGAGGGATTCATCGTCTCGGCCATCTTTGCGTGCGTGCTTATTGTCAGCTTCATCGCGGCGTTCGTGCTGGGCATGATCATCGAGTTGACCATCCGCGCGGCGGAGGAGCCGAATATGCTGGGTCTCATCGTCATCACCATCGGCTGGTGGCTGATGCTGGACGGCGCCGCCATCCCGATCTTCGGCACCCAGGATCACCGCATGCCGGAGCCGCTTTCCCATTTTAAAATATACAAGCTGGGCAACGTCCCCCTCAACCAGCTCGACGTGATCATCTTCGCCATTACCGTCATCATTATCGTCATCATGTTTCTGTTCTTCCGCTACGCCCGGGTGGGCGTCGCCATGCGGGCCACGTCACAAAACGTGGACGCCGCCCGGCTGATGGCCATCAACACAAACCGGGTCTTTGCCCTCACCTGGGGGATCAGCTCCATGCTCGGGGCGTTGGCGGGGATTCTGACGGCGTCCAAGTTCTTTCTCAACAACAGCATGATGCTCTATCCGTTCTTAAAGGCCTTCGCCGCCGCCACCCTGGGGGGACTCACGAGCCTCCCCGGCGCCATCGTGGGAGGGTGGATACTGGGGGTGTCGGAAAACCTCTTCGGCCGCTACGTCTCCATGGATTTGAAGACGCCGTTTGCCTTTCTGGTGATCGTCCTCGTTCTGGCGATACGCCCCAGCGGGCTTCTGGCCCGGCATTACGAAAAGAAGGTGTGA